One window from the genome of Oryctolagus cuniculus chromosome 1, mOryCun1.1, whole genome shotgun sequence encodes:
- the FPGS gene encoding folylpolyglutamate synthase, mitochondrial isoform X2, producing MSWARRHLRAALALAAVSARGATTEVAARRELSARPAPQEPGMEYQDAVRMLNTLQTNASYLEQAKRQRGDPQTQLEAMELYLARSGLQVEDLDRLNIIHVTGTKGKGSTCAFTERILRNYGLKTGFFSSPHLVQVRERIRINGQPISRDLFTKHFWRLYQRLEETKDGSYVSMPAYFRFLTLMAFHVFLQEKVDLAVVEVGIGGAYDCTNIIRKPVVCGVSSLGVDHTSILGDTMEKIAWQKGGIFKRGVPAFTVLQPDGPLAVLRDRAQQISCPLYLCPPLEALEDGGPPLSLGLEGEHQRSNAALALQLAHCWLQQQDHQDVGELTASSRPSVMRQLPLAPAFQPTARMRHGLRDTEWLGRTQVLRRGPLTWYLDGAHTTSSVQACVRWFLAALRHQERQSTGPEVRVLLFNSTGDRDPAALLKVLQPCQFDYAVFCPNLTERSLSGDADQQNFMVTLDQVLHRCLEHQQHWSRLDDGGRSAPSPEPAGPKPLLLAPPPARPGRSTSLVFGCISHALQWISQGRDPVFQPPSPPGGRPPFPVAGSKTRLLREAAAIHVLVTGSLHLVGGVLKLLDPSLSQ from the exons ATGTCGTGGGCGCGGAGACACCTGCGCGCCGCCCTGGCTCTCGCAGCGGTTTCTGCTCGCGGTGCAACCACAGAGGTCGCAGCGCGGCGGGAGTTGAGCGCGCGGCCGGCTCCCCAGGAGCCGGGCATGGAGTATCAG GATGCCGTGCGCATGCTCAACACCCTGCAGACCAACGCCAGCTACCTGGAGCAGGCGAAGCGCCAACGGGGGGACCCCCAGACACAGCTGGAAGCCATGGAGCTGTACCTGGCACGGAGCGGCCTGCAG GTGGAGGACCTCGACCGCCTGAACATCATCCACGTCACCGGGACCAAGGGGAAG GGCTCTACCTGTGCCTTCACTGAACGCATCCTCCGAAACTATGGGCTGAAGACGGGCTTCTTTAG CTCCCCTCACCTGGTGCAGGTGCGCGAGCGGATCCGCATCAACGGGCAGCCCATCAGCCGCGATCTGTTCACCAAGCACTTCTGGCGCCTCTACCAGCGGCTGGAGGAGACCAAG GATGGCAGCTACGTCTCCATGCCCGCCTACTTCCGCTTCCTCACGCTCATGGCCTTCCACGTGTTCCTCCAAGAGAAG GTGGACCTGGCCGTGGTGGAAGTGGGCATCGGCGGGGCCTACGACTGCACCAACATCATCAG GAAGCCGGTGGTGTGCGGCGTCTCCTCGCTTGGCGTGGACCACACCAGCATTCTGGGGGACACGATGGAGAAGATTGCCTGGCAGAAGGGGGGCATCTTCAAG CGTGGTGTCCCGGCCTTCACTGTGCTGCAGCCGGACGGGCCCCTGGCGGTGCTGCGGGATCGAGCCCAGCAGATTTCG TGTCCTCTCTACCTGTGCCCGCCACTGGAAGCCTTGGAGGACGGCGGGCCGCCGctgagcctggggctggagggggagcACCAACGGTCCAATGCCGCCTTGGCCTTGCAGCTGGCccactgctggctgcagcagcaagACCACCAGG ACGTCGGGGAGCTGACGGCTTCGTCCAGGCCCAGCGTCATGCGGCAGCTGCCTCTGGCGCCCGCATTCCAGCCCACAGCCCGCATGCGCCATG GGCTTCGGGACACGGAGTGGCTGGGCCGCACGCAGGTGTTGCGTCGGGGGCCCCTCACCTGGTACCTGGACGGTGCGCACACCACCAGCAGCGTGCAGGCCTGCGTGCGGTGGTTCCTCGCAGCGCTGCGGCACCAGGAGAGGCAGAGCAC TGGCCCTGAAGTGAGAGTGCTGCTCTTCAACTCCACCGGGGACCGGGACCCAGCGGCCCTGCTGAAGGTGCTGCAG CCCTGCCAGTTTGACTATGCCGTCTTCTGCCCCAACCTGACCGAGAGGTCGCTCTCCGGCGATGCAG ACCAGCAGAACTTCATGGTGACGCTGGACCAGGTGCTGCACCGCTGCCTGGAACACCAGCAGCACTGGAGCCGCCTGGACGACGGCGGCCGGAGcgcccccagccctgagcccgccgggcccaagcccctgctgctggcgccgcccccggcccgccccggccgCAGCACCTCCCTGGTCTTCGGCTGCATCTCACACGCCTTGCAGTGGATTAGCCAAGGCCGGGACCCTGTCttccagccccccagccccccagggggCCGCCCCCCCTTCCCCGTGGCTGGCagcaagaccaggctgctccgcGAGGCCGCTGCCATCCACGTGCTGGTCACGGGCAGCTTGCACCTGGTGGGTGGCGTCCTGAAGCTGCTGGACCCTTCCCTGTCGCAGTAG